From Montipora foliosa isolate CH-2021 chromosome 6, ASM3666993v2, whole genome shotgun sequence, a single genomic window includes:
- the LOC138007051 gene encoding dentin sialophosphoprotein-like has translation MATAKPHKLTTENLKKFEKQLQEQSRKRKSLQRKICPDRTEADGQSSGIQSYGSQVSVFKDNLDINNEEEETEKGNLFNKLSYSLDRSRPETFRGNPEGQSRNESLRQTPNIVKIDHAEERDRISYNSEKEKPDSVEKLSTDEDDDDDDDDDDDDDDDDDDDDDDDESEEESSGTEDESDDDDDSDDDDDDDDDDDATETGPPWLRETPVSVRTHYTSSLNASSSSIPTIASGAKSIAESTRTNTEGKRSVASNISSAPSYIMNVNQYRMKKLAVKKEKEIARLGAENTESEISRGSSRNDSVASRVSMRERGSTSQQSKGSYVTVRNWTRWSNYSSAGYSISEGPGTNHRFRKRKEITKLNVTAKTPRKRLMSRVLLQHAASKSQPNLRTTSKRNVTVALVPNTSSAPSVTSCQMASRLSTRSIIKAKSTACAKSVPDLNKEVVNSFFLMEGDQTISTTRLAYTRQNTSHGWTNRRKRVLKRKERPNRNESPLSSTSRMHSSIKPCSKRCSSKNEKRSVLSSALTTSSSKSDGTRRSREAPSSASSEFTKTSKKPGLEPLRKYAGYQSIHDLSSGRDSLYAPGTPVSLIRLRTPSLHSVVTEYSSYLSLAASSVKSARMSSRSSLSSTDGESTAIGPQAIDQIKEEETQLKRSLEKDTKPVTERSPSKSSSKIDNQNKRSDSGTRTSSSKTKRSPSENQEKQSDSEPEQIQLPPIRPQTRISSGTKSPHNSPTEPVVTPKDIKKKKKEKLKLPKVIQVNHPLPNFTEATRDTGIARLIKLAKPKESKAVWMTSFWPLVWGNQEPMRPISSAALSANASERLIALATPKKDFQLDHPIKCNRELYTYSCGRESMIWGAHPLASSANISTRVAQLAVPKAAAEGYKEQREAYIFSCGRSSPIWYLSKAAKTAEERESTLRLATPKKAHPQYQPERDVPWPVSEAAKQAESSTRVEQLARPKTRQDRLVREPTWRVSSASRRAVASARVQELAKPKKTVEGYLPCKEVERPISRGTLRITASERTQGLAKPTIRETMDHVQFNPDAFSVSESARKANPSQRIVELAQPLSRGYK, from the exons ATGGCCACTGCAAAACCTCATAAGCTCACGACTGAAAACCTTAAAAAGTTTGAAAAGCAACTGCAAGAACAGAGCAGGAAACGAAAGTCCTTGCAAAGGAAGATATGTCCTGATAGAACTGAGGCGGATGGCCAAAGCTCAGGAATACAGTCTTACGGCTCACAAGTTAGTGTATTTAAGGACAATCTAGATATAAACAACGAGGAAGAGGAAACTGAaaagggaaatcttttcaaCAAACTTTCCTATTCACTGGATCGATCACGCCCAGAAACGTTCCGAGGAAATCCGGAAGGACAAAGTCGAAATGAAAGCCTGCGTCAAACACCGAACATTGTAAAAATTGACCATGCGGAGGAACGTGACCGCATTAGCTACAATAGTGAAAAGGAAAAACCCGATAGTGTGGAAAAATTAAGTactgatgaagatgatgatgatgatgatgatgacgatgacgatgacgatgacgatgacgatgacgatgacgacgatgacgaaAGTGAGGAAGAAAGCTCTGGGACTGAAGATGAAagtgacgacgacgatgacagtgatgatgacgatgatgatgatgatgatgatgatgccacAGAAACAGGTCCACCATGGTTACGAGAAACTCCTGTTAGCGTCCGAACACATTACACAAGCAGTTTAAATGCAAGCAGCAGTAGTATCCCTACAATTGCCTCAGGGGCAAAGAGCATAGCAGAGTCCACAAGAACAAACACTGAGGGAAAAAGAAGCGTTGCGTCCAACATAAGCTCTGCTCCATCTTACATCATGAACGTGAATCAGTACCGCATGAAGAAACTGGCggtcaaaaaagaaaaagaaatagcTAGGCTTGGTGCAGAGAACACAGAATCGGAAATATCTCGGGGGTCAAGCCGTAATGACTCGGTAGCGAGTAGAGTTAGCATGCGCGAAAGAGGTTCAACGAGTCAGCAAAGTAAAGGTTCTTACGTGACCGTTAGGAACTGGACACGGTGGAGCAACTACAGTTCAGCAGGTTACAGCATCAGTGAAGGTCCTGGTACAAATCACAGGTTTAGAAAACGCAAAGAAATAACCAAGTTGAATGTGACAGCAAAGACTCCCAGGAAAAGATTGATGTCTCGCGTTTTGTTACAGCACGCTGCAAGCAAATCTCAGCCCAATCTTCGAACAACTAGTAAGCGTAATGTCACAGTTGCACTAGTCCCTAATACCTCTTCGGCGCCATCAGTAACTAGCTGTCAAATGGCTTCGCGACTGAGTACTCGATCAATAATAAAAGCGAAATCTACAGCCTGTGCAAAATCCGTTCCTGATCTAAATAAGGAAGTTGTAAATTCATTTTTTCTTATGGAAGGAGACCAAACTATTTCTACCACCAGGTTAGCTTACACAAGACAAAACACATCCCACGGCTGGACAAACCGTCGCAAGCGAGTTCTTAAACGTAAAGAGCGCCCAAATAGGAATGAAAGTCCTCTCAGCTCTACTTCGAGGATGCACTCAAGCATCAAGCCTTGCAGCAAAAGATGTTCttctaaaaatgaaaaacgttCTGTTTTGTCAAGTGCATTAACTACGTCTTCCTCTAAGTCAGATGGAACACGTCGAAGTAGGGAGGCTCCTTCCAGCGCCTCTAGTGAATTTACTAAAACTTCGAAAAAGCCTGGGCTGGAACCTCTCAGGAAATATGCTGGTTACCAAAGCATCCACGACCTCTCATCAGGTCGAGACTCTTTGTATGCACCCGGTACACCTGTAAGTTTGATTCGTCTGCGAACTCCAAGCCTGCACTCAGTCGTAACAGAATACAGCAGTTACTTGAGCTTGGCAGCCTCCAGTGTTAAATCAGCACGAATGAGTTCCAGATCAAGTCTATCAAGCACAG ATGGAGAAAGTACCGCAATTGGACCACAAGCCATTGATcaaataaaagaagaagaaacacAGCTAAAAAGATCACTTGAGAAAGACACCAAACCAGTTACAGAAAGATCACCATCAAAATCTTCATCTAAAATCGACAATCAAAACAAACGAAGTGATTCAGGAACAAGGACATCCTCGTCAAAAACCAAGAGAAGTCCCTCTGAGAATCAGGAGAAACAAAGCGACTCAGAACCCGAGCAAATCCAACTACCACCCATCAGACCACAAACGCGTATCAGCAGTGGTACAAAATCCCCTCATAATTCACCTACGGAGCCGGTTGTAACACCAAAAG atatcaagaaaaagaaaaaggagaaattgAAGTTACCAAAGG TCATTCAAGTAAATCATCCGCTTCCTAACTTTACAGAAGCTACGCGAGATACCGGGAT CGCTCGCTTGATTAAATTAGCAAAGCCTAAAGAATCGAAAGCAGTGTGGATGACGAGCTTTTG GCCGCTTGTGTGGggaaaccaggagcccatgagacCCATATCAAGTGCTGCACTGTCGGCCAATGCGTCGGAGAGATTAATAGCCTTAGCAACGCCAAaaaaggatttccaacttgatCACCCAATCAAGTGCAACAG AGAACTGTACACTTACAGCTGTGGTCGCGAGTCTATGATTTGGGGCGCACATCCATTGGCTTCAAGTGCGAATATATCTACCAGGGTGGCTCAACTTGCAGTACCTAAGGCAGCAGCGGAAGGCTACAAGGAACAAAG AGAAGCCTACATCTTTAGCTGTGGCAGAAGTTCTCCCATTTGGTACTTAAGTAAGGCAGCCAAAACGGCGGAGGAGCGCGAAAGCACTTTACGACTGGCTACCCCAAAGAAAGCCCATCCTCAATACCAACCAGAGCGAGACGTACCATGGCCTGTAAGTGAGGCAGCGAAACAAGCGGAGAGCTCCACGCGTGTCGAGCAACTCGCGCGTCCCAAAACACGGCAAGACAGACTGGTTAGGGAACCCACATGGCGAGTATCTTCAGCAAGCAGACGAGCTGTGGCTTCTGCAAGAGTACAAGAGCTTGCAAAGCCAAAGAAAACTGTTGAGGGATATTTACCCTGTAAGGAAGTAGAGCGGCCAATAAGCAGGGGGACACTTCGAATAACAGCCTCGGAGAGAACACAGGGTTTGGCCAAACCAACTATTCGGGAGACTATGGATCATGTACAATTTAATCCCGATGCATTTTCTGTCAGCGAATCAGCGAGAAAAGCCAATCCATCTCAGAGGATCGTAGAGCTTGCACAACCCTTATCGCGTGGATATAAATGA